A genomic window from Synechococcus sp. CBW1107 includes:
- a CDS encoding type II toxin-antitoxin system VapC family toxin, producing the protein MFLIDTVVLSELRRRQRDPGVVAWIGSQRQEDCFLSVVSIGEIERGIARKRTTDSRFAQQLAGWLDQLLRLYGDRLLPVDVGVARRWGQLSAELGHDGADLLIAATALERGLTVVTRNLRHFTPTGVQTLDPWSPEAGI; encoded by the coding sequence GTGTTCCTGATTGACACCGTGGTGCTCTCCGAGCTGCGAAGGCGCCAAAGAGACCCAGGCGTGGTGGCCTGGATCGGCAGCCAGCGGCAGGAGGATTGTTTTCTGAGTGTGGTGAGCATCGGCGAAATCGAACGCGGCATTGCCCGCAAGCGCACGACCGATTCCAGATTTGCGCAGCAGTTGGCCGGATGGCTGGATCAGCTGCTGCGGCTCTATGGCGATCGGCTGCTGCCGGTGGATGTGGGGGTGGCGCGTCGCTGGGGACAACTCTCGGCCGAGCTCGGCCATGACGGAGCCGATCTGCTGATTGCTGCCACGGCGCTGGAGCGCGGCCTCACGGTCGTGACGCGCAACCTGCGCCACTTCACGCCCACTGGGGTTCAGACCCTGGACCCATGGAGCCCGGAGGCTGGCATCTGA